A single region of the Vicia villosa cultivar HV-30 ecotype Madison, WI linkage group LG4, Vvil1.0, whole genome shotgun sequence genome encodes:
- the LOC131597858 gene encoding uncharacterized protein LOC131597858 has protein sequence MNILSFNIRGCGSSIKRRKLRKMIEVDQPDMVFLQETKSQAVRDGFIRSLWGADDIEWSAKDSIGASGGLIIMWKKGIISPIFSFKTVGSLGISAVFNNQVCFFVNVYSSCQLHGKRLLWLELVEWKNRAGPGWWCVGGDFNSIRMSNERQGSILGNRSNEMQEFNDFIDLMDLVDVPVIGKRFTWSNKDGSSKSRLDRFLLSSDLIDEWRIVGQSSWAWDILDHTPIWFKARDVNWGPKPFRVNNCWFDVKDFQRFCGVVMAEYSG, from the coding sequence ATGAATATATTGTCTTTTAATATCAGAGGGTGTGGCAGTAGTATCAAAAGGAGGAAATTGAGGAAGATGATTGAGGTGGACCAGCCGGATATGGTGTTCTTACAGGAGACGAAATCTCAAGCGGTTAGAGATGGTTTTATCAGAAGTTTGTGGGGTGCAGATGACATTGAGTGGTCAGCAAAGGATTCCATCGGGGCATCAGGTGGTCTAATTATTATGTGGAAAAAAGGCATTATTTCTCCTATCTTCAGCTTCAAAACTGTAGGATCCCTGGGTATAAGCGCCGTCTTCAACAATCAAGTATGTTTTTTTGTTAACGTATATTCCTCGTGTCAATTACATGGGAAAAGATTGTTATGGTTGGAATTGGTGGAGTGGAAAAATAGAGCTGGGCCGGGATGGTGGTGTGTAGGGGGAGACTTTAACTCCATTAGAATGAGTAATGAAAGACAGGGGAGTATATTGGGGAATAGGAGTAATGAGATGCAGGAGTTTAATGATTTCATAGATTTGATGGACCTGGTCGATGTTCCGGTCATTGGGAAAAGATTCACATGGTCTAACAAGGATGGGAGTTCAAAGAGTAGATTAGACAGATTTTTGCTATCATCGGATCTAATTGATGAGTGGAGGATCGTGGGGCAGAGTTCATGGGCTTGGGATATCTTGGATCACACGCCAATATGGTTTAAAGCAAGGGACGTGAATTGGGGTCCCAAGCCATTCAGAGTAAACAACTGCTGGTTCGATGTGAAAGATTTTCAAAGATTTTGTGGCGTCGTCATGGCAGAATATTCAGGTTAG